A single Phycisphaerae bacterium DNA region contains:
- a CDS encoding DUF4136 domain-containing protein: MRGMVIVLGGILLITGCSSSHELKPGMVHVYTEPSISCERDPGAAFDSYISFTTLPLAEGDKTLRMNVIVEKQLLFIIRNNLEVLGYRYVDDLNEADICITVLYANEYESQFVPPQTYTTQRYVPGQTQTAHINLYGPYGSSWGTATTMTPGYFFPVTVTVPGHYVGATILL; encoded by the coding sequence ATGAGAGGAATGGTCATTGTTCTCGGCGGGATTCTCTTGATCACAGGCTGTTCATCTTCTCACGAACTGAAGCCAGGCATGGTTCACGTGTATACTGAGCCAAGCATCTCGTGCGAAAGGGACCCCGGCGCAGCCTTTGACAGTTACATCAGTTTCACTACTCTGCCTTTGGCTGAAGGGGATAAGACGCTTCGTATGAACGTAATTGTAGAAAAACAGTTGCTTTTCATAATACGGAACAACCTGGAAGTACTCGGCTACCGCTACGTTGATGATCTAAATGAAGCAGATATCTGCATAACGGTGTTATATGCTAACGAGTATGAAAGCCAGTTTGTGCCGCCACAGACGTACACGACTCAACGATACGTGCCCGGACAAACTCAGACTGCACACATCAATCTCTACGGACCGTACGGGTCAAGTTGGGGAACGGCAACGACAATGACACCGGGTTATTTCTTTCCCGTCACGGTAACAGTTCCCGGGCATTACGTCGGGGCTACTATCCTTTTGTAG